In Mytilus galloprovincialis chromosome 1, xbMytGall1.hap1.1, whole genome shotgun sequence, the following are encoded in one genomic region:
- the LOC143045368 gene encoding prestin-like produces the protein MDSRVRDTLIEMNRIPERKKQKFKTEAFQRSHAKLSQNLKSKLKLRKFNKKAKRYVPKMPKVTPPCVRGFFHEVFPFVDIMRNYSPRKSLLKDFVAGITVGIIHIPQGMAYGFLSGLPPVYGLYTSFFPVIMYFFFGSSKHISMGTFAVTSLMVGAVVERGYDQYSSETTITSDFSELNSTQVNQTNTTTISPVADQNFDHIKLGMAMSVTFVAGVIQLLLGIFRLGYLASFLSDPLISGFTCGAAVHVFSSQVSHLFGVPVPNYHGAFKLIYYYRDFFKNLHLTNPVTSTASVTCTFVLILIKEGINNNPTCEPDLLVPVPVELIVVVASTVISHYTKIHDEFKVEVVGHIPVGLPPMEVTHLGYVWDVIGDSFAIACISFAISYSMAKILAERNDYKINPNQELVASGVCNVFGSMCSSFCSAASLSRSLVQENAGGRSQIVGLFSSSLVLIVLLYLGPMFESLPTCILACVIIVTLKGIFKQFYDMIILWRLCRRDFTVWFVTFLATVILDVGLGLMVGIAFAFFFVLRNSLRPHMCVLGNVPGTSVYRDIATNRTVTEVPGIKIFRFESNLYFANADQFRDRLYDKTKINPRKLKSKKQKTLYKALLQRKRELELAEIEAKAEKKRTKKELEKQKSSIEEEVNKEIPVEWTEEHDQLLAKEKKELKRIFLRAWIPPIHTLIIDCSVVSYLDTVAVKVLTQIFADFKEIGIKVFLAGCREDVRDLLKRTEFYRSVDYNPIYYTVHEAVIIANELNTINLFQREPGRVDMHSIETETDIDQSLATTSGNTYSSANEPQGTESKIKQIQV, from the exons ATGGATAGCAGGGTGCGCGATACACTTATAGAAATGAACAGAATACCGGAGCGcaagaaacaaaaattcaaaacagaagcATTTCAAAGGTCTCATGCTAAACTGTCCCAGAACTTGAAATCCAAGCTGAAATTaaggaaatttaataaaaaggcCAAAAGATACGTTCCAAAAATGCCTAAAGTGACACCACCATGTGTACGCGGATTTTTTCATGAAGTTTTTCCTTTTGTGGATATCATGAGGAATTACAGCCCAAGAAAGTCATTACTGAAAGACTTTGTTGCTGGTATAACTGTTGGAATCATTCACATACCACAAG GAATGGCATATGGCTTCCTTAGTGGCCTACCACCAGTTTACGGTTTATACACTTCATTCTTTCCAGTCATTATGTATTTCTTCTTTGGATCATCAAAACATATATCCATGG gGACGTTTGCAGTTACCAGTTTGATGGTTGGAGCTGTTGTGGAGAGGGGGTATGATCAATACTCAAGTGAAACTACTATCACGAGTGACTTCAGTGAGTTAAATTCCACTCAAGTCAACCAAACCAACACTACAACCATATCACCAGTGGCAGATCAAAATTTTGACCATATCAAACTCGGCATGGCTATGTCTGTTACATTTGTAGCCGGAGTAATACAG CTGCTTCTAGGAATATTCAGATTGGGCTACTTAGCATCTTTCCTGTCGGATCCTTTGATTAGTGGCTTTACATGCGGTGCTGCAGTTCACGTATTCTCTAGTCAGGTGTCACATTTGTTTGGGGTACCTGTGCCAAATTACCATGGAGCATTCAAGTTAATTTAT TATTATCGAGATTTCTTCAAGAACCTGCATTTGACAAATCCAGTTACTTCGACAGCTTCAGTAACATGCACATTTGTCCTGATTCTAATAAAAGAGGGCATCAACAATAACCCCACATGTGAACCTGACTTGCTAGTACCGGTACCCGTAGAGCTAATCGTG GTTGTTGCATCTACTGTAATTTCCCATTACACAAAGATCCACGATGAATTCAAGGTAGAAGTCGTTGGACACATTCCTGTTGG GTTGCCTCCGATGGAAGTCACACATCTTGGATACGTATGGGATGTAATAGGTGATTCCTTCGCTATTGCTTGTATAAGCTTTGCCATTTCATATTCCATGGCCAAGATACTCGCTGAGAGGAATGACtataaaataaatccaaatcag GAATTGGTTGCTAGTGGCGTCTGTAACGTCTTTGGATCGATGTGTTCCTCGTTTTGTTCAGCCGCATCATTGTCAAGGAGTTTAGTGCAGGAAAATGCCGGGGGACGCTCACAG ATTGTTGGATTATTTTCCAGTTCTTTAGTCTTAATAGTTTTACTGTATCTTGGACCAATGTTTGAGTCCCTTCCAACT TGCATATTGGCTTGTGTGATTATAGTAACGctaaaagggatattcaaacagTTTTACGATATGATTATACTATGGAGATTATGTAGAAGAGACTTC ACTGTTTGGTTTGTGACATTTCTTGCAACAGTTATCTTGGATGTGGGCCTTGGATTAATGGTTGGCATTGCATTTGCATTCTTTTTCGTTCTTAGAAATTCATTAAG ACCACACATGTGTGTGTTAGGAAACGTTCCAGGGACATCGGTTTATAGAGATATTGCTACTAATAGAACG GTAACAGAGGTTCCAGgtattaaaatctttagattCGAATCAAACCTCTATTTTGCAAACGCCGATCAGTTCAGGGATAGATTATACGATAAGACGAAGATAAATCcaagaaaattaaaatcaaagAAGCAGAAGACCTTGTACAAAGCATTACTTCAGAGAAAAAGGGAATTGGAACTTGCGGAAATAGAAGCTAAAGCTGAAAAGAAAAGAACCAAG AAAGAACTTGAAAAGCAAAAAAGTTCGATTGAGGAAGAGGTGAATAAAGAAATCCCTGTAGAATGGACAGAAGAACATGACCAGTTGCTAGCCAAAGAGAAAAAAGAACTAAAAAGGATTTTCCTTAGAGCTTGGATACCACCAATACACACGCTTATCATAGATTGTTCTGTAGTTAGCTACTTAGATACAGTGGCCGTCAAAGTTTTAACACAG ATATTtgcagattttaaagaaattggaATAAAAGTATTCCTTGCTGGATGTAGag aaGACGTAAGAGACTTGTTAAAGAGAACGGAATTTTACCGCTCAGTAGATTATAACCCTATTTATTACACAGTACATGAAGCCGTGATCATTGCAAACGAACTAAATACTATTAATTTG TTTCAGAGAGAACCAGGTCGTGTTGATATGCATTCTATAGAAACAGAAACAGACATAGATCAATCTTTAGCAACTACATCTGGCAATACATATTCATCTGCAAACGAACCACAAGGAACAgaatcaaaaattaaacaaattcaG GTATGA